The Candidatus Gracilibacteria bacterium genome window below encodes:
- a CDS encoding SPFH domain-containing protein, translating to MPWFIILIIIAIFVIPMFVRIVKQGSLGMIETLGRFSRIAEPGVHFIIPGAQRMMKIDIREQVIDVPQQEIITSDNVNVMVDGIVYYRIEDVVKATYEINNVRLAVLNLAQTNLRSVLGTMSLDDTLSNRVAINTRLKSALDVETAKWGVDVTRVEIQRLDPPMHIQDAMSKQMIAERSKRAIILEAQGYKESQISRAEGDKQSSILQAEGQKQSQILAAEGQAEAIERIAIAQAKKIEVESLASDQFFKGNAITHEQIKVAGEAMANNTKYILGSDVIAGVQKLFTK from the coding sequence ATGCCTTGGTTTATTATTCTTATCATCATTGCTATTTTTGTGATTCCTATGTTTGTTCGTATCGTCAAACAGGGATCACTTGGTATGATTGAGACGCTTGGTCGCTTTAGTCGTATCGCTGAACCAGGAGTACATTTTATTATCCCAGGGGCACAGAGGATGATGAAGATAGATATTCGTGAACAGGTCATCGATGTTCCTCAGCAAGAAATCATCACATCTGACAATGTCAATGTGATGGTGGATGGTATCGTCTATTATCGTATCGAGGATGTCGTCAAGGCAACCTATGAAATCAATAATGTCCGTTTGGCAGTCCTCAACCTCGCACAGACCAATCTCCGTAGTGTGCTTGGTACGATGAGCTTGGATGATACACTTTCAAATCGTGTTGCCATCAATACTCGCCTCAAGTCAGCGCTTGATGTCGAGACGGCAAAGTGGTGAGTTGATGTCACTCGTGTAGAGATTCAGCGCCTCGATCCACCGATGCATATTCAGGATGCCATGAGTAAACAGATGATTGCTGAACGAAGCAAGCGAGCGATTATCCTCGAAGCACAGGGGTACAAAGAATCACAGATTTCTCGTGCTGAGTGAGATAAGCAGTCTTCTATTCTCCAAGCGGAAGGACAGAAACAATCTCAGATTCTCGCAGCGGAGGGGCAGGCAGAAGCTATTGAGCGTATCGCTATCGCTCAAGCAAAAAAAATCGAGGTAGAATCCCTTGCCTCAGACCAATTTTTCAAAGGAAATGCTATAACACACGAGCAGATTAAAGTCGCCGGAGAGGCAATGGCAAATAATACAAAATATATCCTTGGATCTGATGTTATTGCTGGTGTTCAGAAGTTATTTACCAAATAG